Within Desulfobacter sp., the genomic segment CCACGGGCATCACCATCAAAGCCTACGCCACCCTGCTGGTACTCGAACACGCCAGGACCCTTCTTCAGGATCCCGGCCAATCGGTTGAAGCGGTGGCGGTGCAATGCGGCTTCCATGACGGAAGGCAGCTGCGGCGGTTATGGAAAAAACATTTCGGCACCACACCGGGGGAAGCCAGGCACGGCGCCTGCCTGGTGTAAAATCCGGTATTGATTCCCCCGGCAAAGGCCTGCGGGACCAATTGGCTTTTTGCCCGTGATAGGTCTATACTCTTTTTCAAATGCGTCATTCCATGCCCCGCCATTGGAGATAGAATGGAAAAGGCCAATCCATCAAATTTAAAAAGGGATATTTCTTCGGAGTGGTTCCACGCCCTTGTGGAATCCAACCTCGACGGCATCGTCATCATGGATGACAAAGGCCGTATTCTTGATCTCAATCCTGCCGGGGAAGCGATATTCGGTTATTCCAGTTCGGAGGTGATCGGTTCAACGGTTGCCGACAAGCTGATCCCCCCCGCCCTGCGCAAGGCCCATGCCAGCGGCTTGAATGCCTTTCTTGCCACCGGGGAAAAAAGGATTATCGGCCAGCGCATTGAAATAACGGCCATGCGGGCGGGCGGCACCCAATTTCCTGCGGAACTTGAAGTCATCTCCATAACCCCGGACAAGTCCCGGGTTTTTATCGCCTATATCCGGGATATCTCAGAACAGAAGCAGGCTGAAAAAGAACGGTTTCACTATGCCATGGATATCAAAAAGACCCTTTTGCAGACCATCCTGACCATATCCCGCACCGTTGAGCTCCGGGATCCCTATACCGCCGGCCACCAGCGGCGGGTGGCCCATCTGGCCGCCAGCATCGCCCGGGAATCGGACCTATCGGAAGAACGCACCGAAGGCATATTCCTGGGGGCCCTCATCCACGATATCGGCAAAATTGCCATTCCCTCCCAGATCCTCTCGCGGCCCGGTGCGCTGATGCCCGAGGATATCGGGTATCTGAAAATCCACTGCCAAAAAGGATATGAGATCCTGAAACCCGTTAATTTCCCCTGGCCGGTGGCCCAGATCGCCCTGCAGCACCATGAGCATCTTGACGGTTCGGGCTATCCCAAGGGACTGCGGGGAAACCAGATATTATTGGAGGCGCAGATTGTCAGTGTGGCGGATATTGTAGAATCCCTTACCGCCCACCGCCCCTACCGCCCGGCCTACCCCCTCAATGACACCCTGGCCTACATCAGGGAGAAAAGCGGCATACATTACAACAGGGACATTGTGGATATCTGTATCCGGCTTTTTGAAAAAGGGTATCATATTGATGCCGTTGACATGGACGAACTGAACTGGCTTGCCTCCATATCCTGATCAATAAACCGGCAAATAAAATTGGTCACCGATCAAAATGCTTTAGATAAAAATCCCCCGATGACCGGCAGGGCACGGAAAGACGCCTGCGCCCATGCCGGCCTTAGTTTCTGCCGAGGCGGTCCCGCAATCCAACACAGGGTTTAGTAATTTTTGAATAATAAAATAAGAGCATCCATTTTTAATCATAAATTTAATCAGATCCCTATTGACCCCCCTATCTATTTCCGATATTCTCCCTTCTAAATTAAAACACTCTTACAGAACAAATCATGTTTGATACCCATCCCGCCCCAAAAAAACTGAACGCCGTTGAAAAAGCCCTGGAGATCCTGCTCAAATTCAGGGGGTCGAAGCCCTCATGGGGAATACGCGAACTCTCCACTGAACTGGACTTCAGCCCCGCAACGGTCCAGCGCATCATCAAAGTTCTCAAATCCTACGACTTCATCCGCCAGGATCCTGCTACCCGCCAATATTACATCGGCAATATATTTTACCGGTTCCTCGATAAACTGAACAGCACCAACAACCTTACCGGAATCGGCCGCCGCTTCATGAAGCAGGTGGCCATGGAGACCCGAGAAACCGTCCACCTCAACGTGATTGAAGGCTGCCTGAGAATCTGCATCCATACCATTGAATCCCCCAGAGCGCTCAAGGCGGGCATGCCCATCGGCAATCAGTCCCCCCTCTATGCCGGGGCCTCGGCCAAATGCCTTTTGGCCTTTTCTCCCCGGCGATTCAGGGAAGAATACCTGAAAACCACCCGGATCATCCCCCTGACCGGCAGCACCATTACGACATCCGGGGAACTGGAAATGGAACTGAAAACAATCAGAACCCAGGGCTACGCCCTCAGCCTGGGAGAACGGACACCGGGCCTGGGCTCCCTGAGCGTCCCGGTATTTGATTTCAAAGGAGATATCCTGGCCAGCTTGAGCCTGGCCATCCCGGAAATGCGCATCACCGGCCGGGATCACACGGACACCTGTATCAACAGCCTGAGCCGGGCCGCAAATGCCTTTTCCCTGTCCTTGGACCAGGAAAAACGAGAAAGAGAAACTGCCCCCTAAACAAAAAGAAGACGGAGGAGAGATGGATTTCAAAGAAATCGCCAAAAAAACCGGAAAAACCGCCAACCTCTATTTTTCCACAGTAAAGGACGAAGACAAGCCCTACAACCTCTGGCGCCACTTTGACCCGGAACTGGCCAAGGACATGTCCCTGTACATCACAGGACAGATGTACGCCCGGGAAAAAATCCCCCACACCACCCGCCAGCTTATCACCGTGGCCGCCCTCACCGTTCTCTCCAAACCCGAGGAACTCAAACTGCATATCCACGCCGCCCTCAACGTGGGCTGCACCAGCGAAGAAATCGCGGAAGTCATCTTCCAGACCAGCATCTACGGCGGCGTCCCAGCGGCCAATACCGCCCTTTCCGCCTTGAAAGAGGTCCTTGAGGAAAGGGACAGGGATTAAGGCCCCGTCAAAAAGCGGTTTCCATAAATTAAGGGGGGGGCTGATTGCCGTCAATCAGCCCCCCTGGTCAGGTGTTATTCTCAAGCGGCCGCTTTACCCGCCCAGAAGGGTGAGAAAAATCCCGGCAGCGATCACGGTGCCGATGACGCCGGCCACATTGGGTCCCATGGCGTACATGAGCAGATAATTTTTCTTATCCGCCTCCATGCCCACCTTGTGCACCACCCGGGCGGCCATGGGCACGGCAGATACGCCGGCCGCCCCCAGCAGGGGATTAATCTTGTTTTTGGATAAAAGGTTCATGAGCTTGGCCAGCAGCACCCCGGTCATGGTGGAGACCACAAAGGCGAACAACCCCAGGCAGAAGACAAAAATCACCTGGGGGCGCAGAAAATTTTCCGCATTCATGGTGGCGCCCACGGGAACCCCCAAAAAAATGGTGACGATATTCATCAATTCATTCTGAGCCGCATGGTTCAGCCGTTCCACCACGCCGGATTCCCTGAAAAGGTTCCCCAGCATAAACATGGAGATCAAAGGGGCAGAGGCCGGCACCAGCAGGATGATCACAAAGGTGGAGACAATGGGAAAAAGCAGTTTTTCCAGTGGCCTGACCTTTCTGCCCTTGGTCATGCGGATACATCGCTCGGCCTTTGATGTCATCAGTTTCATCACCGGAGGCTGGATTATGGGCACCAGGGCCATATAGGAATAGGCGGCCACGGCACAGACCCCTAAAAGCTGGGGCGCCATCTTGGATGCCAGGAATATGGTGGTGGGCCCGTCGGCCCCGCCGATGATGCCGATGGTGGCCGCCTCCTTCAGGTCAAAACCAAAGGCCTGGGCCGCAAAAAAGGTGATGTACACCCCGGCCTGGGCCCCGGCCCCCAGAAAGATCAGCCGGGGATTGGCGATCAGGGGCCCGAAGTCTGTCAGGGCCCCCAGCCCCAAAAAGATCACCGGCGGAATAATCTCCCAGTGAATCCCGTACTGGTAAAATTTCCAGAGCAGCCCCTCGTTGGGTTCCATCAGCCCTGCCAGGGGCAGGTTGACCAGGATGATGCCGAAACCGATGGGCAGCAGCAGCAGGGGTTCGTAGGATTTGGCCACGGCCAGGTAAATCAGCACCAGGCCGATGACCCACATCACCCCCATGCCGGGGGTGAGATAAAAAAAGCCCGAGGTCCGGAAGAGCATGGAAATGGAATCAAGCACCTAGGCCTCCTTTTTCTTTTCCAGCGCCATAACAGCCGCCCCGGTCGCTTTAATGGAGATATAAAGGAACGCCATTCCGAAAAATACGCCGAAAATTCCTGTCAGAAAGACCATCACCGCATCCGTCATGATTATTTTCCTTCCCTTAAGGCGGCCTGGTCCCTGATAATCCTGGGCAGGATCATCTGATGCTGGGGACAGATGGATTTGGGGTTCTGGTATACGGCACCGGCAAAGGCCTGCATGTATTTGCGAAGATCGGCCAGTTTCACTATTTCGTCCACCATGCCCTGCTTGGCGCAGAAAAGCGGGGTGGAGGTATCCGCGTATTTCTGGGCCAGATCGTTCATTTTTTCCACCACCGGCTCAAGGTCGCGGCCGGCTTCCTTTTCCTTGACCAGCCGCCGGGCATAGGTGGCCACAGCAGCGGTCTCACCGTGCATAACGCAGATTTCCGTGGCGCAGGTGCCCACGGTGAATGCGTTGTTCCGGTTGCCCTGGGGGCCGCCCATGACATAGTGGGCCGCAGCGGTTCCTTTTCTTAACACGGCCAGCATCATGGGCAGATCGGTCTGCTGGATGGAATAGATCAGGGACTGGCCCAGCCCCAGCAGTTCAGCCTTTTCAGCGATGTCTCCCACATCAATGCCAGAGGTGTCCTGGAACCAGATCACAGGAATTCTGTCCCTGCCGCAGAAGGTAACAAACTCATTCATCTTAATCAGGCCCTGGCGGTAGAGCTTGGACCCGATGCCGGGGTAGTCGGCATACTCGGGATATCCCTTGCCCAGATACCCCTGGCGGTTGCCGATGCAGGCCACAAGAAACCCGTCTACCTTGCACAACCCGGTGTAGACCTCGGGGCCGTAGTCGGGCCGGTACTCCAGGTGTTCCGAGCCGTCCACCAGCCGGGCCAGAATCTGGTCGAAATCATAGACCGTTTTAGAGGCCATGGGCAGAAGGCGCATGACATCTTCGGATTCAAAGGCAGGAGCCTTGGGTTCGGCCACCCGGTAGAACTTGGGATTATAGGCCGGCATATCCTTCATATAGTCTTTGATGCCGTCCAGGACCTCTTTTTCGTCCTCGTATACATAGCGGAAAAAACCGGTGGAATCATAATGGGTGGCAACGGATCCGGGGGGTTTGGCCCGGTGTTCCTTGGCCCGGGTCACCAGGTCCTCGGCCATCTCCACGGTGAATCCCCCCTGGGGGGCCATGCCGCTGACGATGCCGGCACCGCCCACGGCCATGTTGCATTTTTCATGGGCAAAGAGGATGGTGGGGCTGACGGACTGGTAGCCGCCGCCGGCGGGGTTGGTGCCGTAGATGGCGGCAAGGACGGGGATACCTGCCTGTTCCAGTTCAGCGTGCCGGAAAAAGGGCGTGCCCGCCCCCCTGCGGTTGGCATAAAATTTTTCCTGTTCGGTAAGCTTTGCCCCGCTGCAGTTCACCAGCCAGACCAGGGGGATATTCAGCCGCTTGGCAAGATTGGTGACCCGCAGAATGTTCTCGGACTGGCCGGCCAGCCAGGCCCCGGCCATGACCTTGTTGTCAAAACCGATGATCACGGCCCATTTACCGTTTATTTTCCCCAGGCCGTCCACCACATTGGTGGTGCCCTCCACATTATCGGCAGGGTTATAAAGGGTGTGCAGGGGCGTCCAGGTGCCAGGGTCCACCAGATAGTCCAGGCGCTGCCACACGGTCATCTGTCCCCTGGCATTGATCTTTTCTTCGGGGAGCCCGGCCGTCTTTACCCCGTCAACGGCTTTGTCCAGCCCGGCTTCTGCGGCCATTACCGCTTCAAGATTTTTCTGGGTCCGTTTGATCGTCCCTTTTTTCAGGGCATCCCCAAAAGCATCCATGGCTTCAAAATAGGGTTTCATGCAAACCTCCGGAAACTACTGCTGCTGTAAGGGTTAAGCCGGGTCTATGACCGCGATCACGTCATCCTCTTCCACCGAATCCCCCTCTTTGACTTCTATTTTTAAAACCGTGCCGGAACAGGGGGCAAAGATGGGGGTTTCCATTTTCATGGCCTCAATGACCATGAGTTCATCATCTTCTTCAACCGCCTCGCCGGGGTTGAGGGTGAGGCTGACGACTTTTCCGGACAGGGGGGCAATGACATTTTCAGACATGGTTTATTCTCCTTTATTATTCATTCGATGCTTAGGGGTATCGATTTTGTTATCTGTTGGCCTTTCTGATTCCCAACTGGTCAAGGGCGATGATCCACTTGCAGATATTGGCAGAACCTTCCACCATGGAATAGGTGGGGGCGTCCCGGTAATACCGGGCCACGGGGTACTCGGTGGAGTACCCGTAGGCGCCCAGGATGCGCATGGCAAAGTTGGAACATTTGGTGGCCACCTCGCCCACAAAGTATTTGGCCATGGCCACGTCCAGTCCGTTGTTGAGCTTGCCCTGGTCCTTGGCCCAGGCGGCCTTGTAAACCAGAAGCCGTGCCGCTTCAATTTCGGTGGCCATCTGGGCGATCATGTCCTGGTTCATCTGGAACTCGCCGATCTTCTTGCCGAATTGTTTTCTTTCGTTGCAGTATTTAAGGGCCGCATCCAGGCAGGCCTGGGCCAGGCCCACGCCGCCGGCCGCAGCAGAGAGCCGTGTCTGGTTCAGGGAAGAAAAAACGATTTTGGCGCCGTCACCGGGGTTGCCCAGGATATTTTCCTTGGGCACCTTGACGTTATCCAGAAACAGTTCTCCTGTGGGAGAAGAATGGGAGCCCAGCTTTTCCAGGGAGGAGGTCTTGATGCCCTCGAAGTTTTTGGGCTCAATGACGAAGGCGGACAGCCCTTTGGTACCGGCTGATTTGTCGGTATAGGCGTAATATAGCAGCGCATCGGCCACATTGGCGTTGGAAATCCAGGTCTTGGACCCGTTGAGCAGCCAGTGGTCCCCCTTGTCCTCGGCCGTGGAGGTCATGGCCATGACATCGGAGCCGGCATCGGGTTCGGTGATGCCGAAGCCGCCGATATACTCGGCCGTGCACAGTTTCTCCACATATTTTTTTCTAAGGGTTTCGCTGCCGTACTTGTAGATGGTATAGGCGCAGCCCAGCACCTGCATGTTCACCTGAACCCTCAGGGAGGAAGAGACCTTGGCCAATTCTTCGGTGACGATCATGGCGGCGAGGAATCCCATGTCTTCCCCCCCGTATTCCTCCGGGATCACCGTACCGAAATACCCCAGTTCGCCCAGGGGCCTCATCACCTCTTCAACGGGCAGGTAATGGTCTTCGTCCCACTGGTCCGCATAGGGTTCAATCTGTTTTTTTGCAAATTTCCTGACTTCCTTCTGGAGCATCTTCAGTTCGGTGGACAGTTGAAAATCCATTGTATCCTCCGGATTCCTCGTTATGTATTTTAGCCAATATCACATCATTCATATTGGATGAAACAGAAAAACAGGGTCAAAGTCAAGAAAAATCTGATCAGATATTTAATTAAAAATTAAAATTTCCAGTGATTCTGTCCCGGCACAGGCCTGCTGGGCCGGGGTCTTTCCCTCCTTGCGCGTGATCCGTTTTCTGCCGGACCACACCCTCACTGAGCGCCTGAAAAGGCAGAACACCCGGTGATTTTAAGAAAATCACCTATTCCGGAAGATGCAGGGGGGGGAATGGATTGTCAGGAATTGATTTCAGGCAGGTTAAAAAGGCGGCCACCGGCCTGCCCGGCCCGTTGGTCTTCTGGTTCTACAACCGTCTTCCCAGGATGGTATTCCAGATTCCGTCGGGACAGCGTCGCTCAACAATATGCACCGGCAGGTCACCGAGTGCGCTCAGCACTTTTCGGGTCTCTGAGTTCAGCAGCCCCGACAAAATAAACCAGGGTTTTTCCAGGAATCCCGGATGGGCAATGATATGGCGCATCACATCATAATGGATATTGG encodes:
- a CDS encoding sodium ion-translocating decarboxylase subunit beta, with amino-acid sequence MLFRTSGFFYLTPGMGVMWVIGLVLIYLAVAKSYEPLLLLPIGFGIILVNLPLAGLMEPNEGLLWKFYQYGIHWEIIPPVIFLGLGALTDFGPLIANPRLIFLGAGAQAGVYITFFAAQAFGFDLKEAATIGIIGGADGPTTIFLASKMAPQLLGVCAVAAYSYMALVPIIQPPVMKLMTSKAERCIRMTKGRKVRPLEKLLFPIVSTFVIILLVPASAPLISMFMLGNLFRESGVVERLNHAAQNELMNIVTIFLGVPVGATMNAENFLRPQVIFVFCLGLFAFVVSTMTGVLLAKLMNLLSKNKINPLLGAAGVSAVPMAARVVHKVGMEADKKNYLLMYAMGPNVAGVIGTVIAAGIFLTLLGG
- a CDS encoding glutaconyl-CoA decarboxylase subunit alpha; this translates as MKPYFEAMDAFGDALKKGTIKRTQKNLEAVMAAEAGLDKAVDGVKTAGLPEEKINARGQMTVWQRLDYLVDPGTWTPLHTLYNPADNVEGTTNVVDGLGKINGKWAVIIGFDNKVMAGAWLAGQSENILRVTNLAKRLNIPLVWLVNCSGAKLTEQEKFYANRRGAGTPFFRHAELEQAGIPVLAAIYGTNPAGGGYQSVSPTILFAHEKCNMAVGGAGIVSGMAPQGGFTVEMAEDLVTRAKEHRAKPPGSVATHYDSTGFFRYVYEDEKEVLDGIKDYMKDMPAYNPKFYRVAEPKAPAFESEDVMRLLPMASKTVYDFDQILARLVDGSEHLEYRPDYGPEVYTGLCKVDGFLVACIGNRQGYLGKGYPEYADYPGIGSKLYRQGLIKMNEFVTFCGRDRIPVIWFQDTSGIDVGDIAEKAELLGLGQSLIYSIQQTDLPMMLAVLRKGTAAAHYVMGGPQGNRNNAFTVGTCATEICVMHGETAAVATYARRLVKEKEAGRDLEPVVEKMNDLAQKYADTSTPLFCAKQGMVDEIVKLADLRKYMQAFAGAVYQNPKSICPQHQMILPRIIRDQAALREGK
- a CDS encoding acyl-CoA dehydrogenase family protein, producing the protein MDFQLSTELKMLQKEVRKFAKKQIEPYADQWDEDHYLPVEEVMRPLGELGYFGTVIPEEYGGEDMGFLAAMIVTEELAKVSSSLRVQVNMQVLGCAYTIYKYGSETLRKKYVEKLCTAEYIGGFGITEPDAGSDVMAMTSTAEDKGDHWLLNGSKTWISNANVADALLYYAYTDKSAGTKGLSAFVIEPKNFEGIKTSSLEKLGSHSSPTGELFLDNVKVPKENILGNPGDGAKIVFSSLNQTRLSAAAGGVGLAQACLDAALKYCNERKQFGKKIGEFQMNQDMIAQMATEIEAARLLVYKAAWAKDQGKLNNGLDVAMAKYFVGEVATKCSNFAMRILGAYGYSTEYPVARYYRDAPTYSMVEGSANICKWIIALDQLGIRKANR
- a CDS encoding carboxymuconolactone decarboxylase family protein — encoded protein: MDFKEIAKKTGKTANLYFSTVKDEDKPYNLWRHFDPELAKDMSLYITGQMYAREKIPHTTRQLITVAALTVLSKPEELKLHIHAALNVGCTSEEIAEVIFQTSIYGGVPAANTALSALKEVLEERDRD
- a CDS encoding acetyl-CoA carboxylase biotin carboxyl carrier protein subunit, whose translation is MSENVIAPLSGKVVSLTLNPGEAVEEDDELMVIEAMKMETPIFAPCSGTVLKIEVKEGDSVEEDDVIAVIDPA
- a CDS encoding HD-GYP domain-containing protein, which translates into the protein MEKANPSNLKRDISSEWFHALVESNLDGIVIMDDKGRILDLNPAGEAIFGYSSSEVIGSTVADKLIPPALRKAHASGLNAFLATGEKRIIGQRIEITAMRAGGTQFPAELEVISITPDKSRVFIAYIRDISEQKQAEKERFHYAMDIKKTLLQTILTISRTVELRDPYTAGHQRRVAHLAASIARESDLSEERTEGIFLGALIHDIGKIAIPSQILSRPGALMPEDIGYLKIHCQKGYEILKPVNFPWPVAQIALQHHEHLDGSGYPKGLRGNQILLEAQIVSVADIVESLTAHRPYRPAYPLNDTLAYIREKSGIHYNRDIVDICIRLFEKGYHIDAVDMDELNWLASIS
- a CDS encoding IclR family transcriptional regulator, which translates into the protein MFDTHPAPKKLNAVEKALEILLKFRGSKPSWGIRELSTELDFSPATVQRIIKVLKSYDFIRQDPATRQYYIGNIFYRFLDKLNSTNNLTGIGRRFMKQVAMETRETVHLNVIEGCLRICIHTIESPRALKAGMPIGNQSPLYAGASAKCLLAFSPRRFREEYLKTTRIIPLTGSTITTSGELEMELKTIRTQGYALSLGERTPGLGSLSVPVFDFKGDILASLSLAIPEMRITGRDHTDTCINSLSRAANAFSLSLDQEKRERETAP